A stretch of Myxococcus hansupus DNA encodes these proteins:
- a CDS encoding M57 family metalloprotease — MERMQMSRTESKRNIWVSARLMAILASVGCGAGMAPEAPDEGPVGAHRLSFEEFERSTYREPETGIYIVDGDMPMSDLEELREYYDGLSKPGALTVHAVGSANAVWNSTQKLNLTYCVSTGFGGSRHARIVDAMARAANAWESAANINFIHVPAEDSACTATNPNVVFDVRPVSGLGYVARAFFPNDIRPYRNLLIDSSAFENLAPQTLTGLLRHELGHILGLRHESTRSGSGACFEDSNWRALTPYDSDSVMHSPQCMGANTADLHLTQRDRIGIRALYGAGNGNLALMGNSSASSTYCYGPGSNCYSPDRVNDGSRDSTLNGHHSWTNADNVGLPQWVQVDLGHPYVINQAVVVGSSGGVPQSYLLEYWNGSAWVATANVAGNTQVQRTHDFAPVVTSRVRLLGRLGSATQPGYVRVNEIELYNTHENLALGAAASASSSFCSLGCYSPSRVNDGIPSLELGPNTSWTNAAGAALPQWVDLDFGGLRTFRRIELYMSTSGAPQALSIQVWNELNVLGGWVTLHVVRDNVHARTTHLSSAITTSKLRILGQLGSVEQPGYVRINEVEVYEN, encoded by the coding sequence ATGGAACGCATGCAGATGTCGCGGACGGAGTCGAAGCGAAACATCTGGGTTTCAGCGCGGCTGATGGCCATACTGGCGTCGGTAGGGTGCGGCGCGGGAATGGCTCCGGAGGCCCCGGATGAAGGGCCCGTAGGCGCCCACCGGCTCAGCTTTGAGGAGTTCGAGAGGAGCACATATCGAGAGCCGGAGACCGGCATCTACATTGTCGACGGTGACATGCCGATGTCGGACCTCGAAGAGCTCCGGGAGTACTACGATGGCCTCTCGAAGCCCGGTGCGCTCACCGTGCACGCCGTGGGCAGCGCGAATGCGGTGTGGAACAGCACCCAGAAGCTCAACCTGACGTACTGCGTGAGCACGGGCTTCGGCGGTTCCCGGCATGCCAGGATCGTTGATGCGATGGCGCGTGCGGCGAATGCCTGGGAAAGCGCCGCCAACATCAATTTCATCCACGTTCCCGCCGAGGACAGTGCCTGTACCGCAACCAATCCCAACGTGGTCTTTGACGTCCGCCCTGTCTCAGGCCTGGGCTATGTGGCGCGAGCCTTCTTTCCAAACGATATCCGCCCGTACCGCAACTTGCTCATCGACTCGAGTGCCTTCGAGAATCTTGCGCCCCAGACGTTGACAGGGCTCCTGCGCCATGAACTGGGACACATCCTGGGTTTGCGGCATGAGTCCACGCGTTCTGGCAGTGGCGCCTGCTTCGAGGACAGCAACTGGCGAGCGCTCACGCCCTATGACTCGGACTCGGTGATGCACTCTCCGCAGTGCATGGGCGCCAACACGGCCGATCTGCACCTCACGCAGCGCGACCGGATCGGGATCCGGGCGCTTTATGGGGCTGGGAATGGGAACCTGGCGCTGATGGGCAACAGCTCCGCGTCATCCACCTATTGCTACGGCCCTGGCTCGAACTGCTACTCACCCGACCGGGTCAATGACGGCTCCCGCGACAGCACGCTCAATGGTCACCATAGCTGGACCAACGCCGACAATGTGGGGCTCCCGCAGTGGGTTCAGGTGGATCTCGGCCATCCCTACGTCATCAATCAGGCTGTCGTCGTCGGCAGCAGTGGGGGTGTCCCGCAGTCGTATTTGCTTGAGTATTGGAATGGCTCCGCCTGGGTTGCAACGGCCAACGTCGCGGGCAATACGCAGGTGCAGAGAACCCATGACTTCGCGCCTGTCGTCACCAGTCGGGTACGGTTGCTGGGCCGATTGGGCTCTGCCACACAGCCGGGCTATGTTCGCGTGAACGAGATCGAGCTGTACAACACCCATGAGAATCTGGCGCTCGGAGCGGCCGCCTCGGCGTCTTCGTCCTTTTGTTCGCTGGGATGCTACTCCCCCTCTCGGGTCAATGATGGCATTCCGAGTCTGGAGCTTGGCCCCAACACGAGCTGGACGAATGCCGCGGGCGCCGCGCTCCCTCAGTGGGTGGACCTGGACTTCGGTGGCCTTCGCACGTTCCGGCGCATCGAACTCTACATGAGCACCAGTGGTGCTCCGCAGGCGCTCAGCATCCAGGTCTGGAACGAGTTGAACGTCCTGGGCGGCTGGGTGACTCTCCACGTCGTCAGGGACAACGTCCACGCGCGGACCACGCATCTCTCCTCGGCCATCACGACCTCGAAGCTGCGCATTCTCGGCCAGCTTGGGTCCGTTGAGCAGCCGGGCTACGTGCGTATCAACGAGGTGGAAGTCTACGAGAACTGA
- a CDS encoding MBL fold metallo-hydrolase — MLARPSLAGRRDFLRAAVALSAGAVLLSPGVGRATKPVDSAALRAQRLAWAGVRLRLGQDTLFLDPLSDPSVWGAALKDPLVPLDVSEGGRFVLVTHRHSDHFDRVAVRQALGDTGTLVCAPDMAAVASASGFRVRPAPLYEPLLLNDFTVTAVPASDGYGDPQVSWVVSGGGRRIIHCGDTLWHGAWWHIGRQLGPFDAAFLPINGARFGWRKPVSDVHAVLTPEQAVAAAVVLGAKLLVPIHYGLAASEDYQEIPDAEARLLAAARTRKVSVELARPGEWLTWKART, encoded by the coding sequence ATGCTGGCTCGGCCCTCGCTGGCGGGCCGTCGAGACTTCCTGCGTGCGGCGGTGGCGCTCTCCGCGGGCGCGGTGCTGCTCTCTCCTGGGGTGGGGCGTGCGACGAAGCCTGTCGACAGCGCCGCGCTTCGCGCCCAGCGGTTGGCCTGGGCCGGAGTCCGGCTGCGGCTTGGCCAGGACACGCTCTTCCTGGACCCATTGAGTGACCCCTCCGTGTGGGGGGCCGCGTTGAAGGATCCGCTCGTTCCATTGGACGTGAGCGAGGGAGGCCGCTTCGTCCTGGTGACGCATCGCCATTCCGACCACTTCGACCGAGTGGCTGTCCGTCAGGCGTTGGGGGACACCGGGACCCTGGTGTGTGCCCCGGACATGGCCGCGGTGGCCTCCGCGTCGGGCTTCCGCGTGCGACCCGCTCCGCTCTATGAGCCCCTCTTGCTCAACGACTTCACCGTCACCGCCGTGCCCGCGTCGGACGGTTATGGGGATCCCCAGGTTTCTTGGGTCGTCTCTGGCGGAGGCCGCCGCATCATCCACTGCGGCGACACGTTGTGGCATGGCGCCTGGTGGCACATCGGGCGACAGCTCGGTCCCTTCGATGCGGCCTTCCTGCCCATCAACGGGGCTCGCTTCGGCTGGCGCAAGCCCGTCAGCGACGTGCATGCCGTCCTGACGCCGGAGCAGGCGGTGGCCGCGGCCGTGGTGTTGGGCGCGAAGCTCCTCGTGCCCATCCACTACGGCCTCGCGGCCTCGGAGGATTACCAGGAGATTCCTGACGCGGAAGCGCGCCTCCTGGCCGCCGCGCGCACGCGGAAGGTGAGCGTGGAGTTGGCGCGGCCAGGGGAGTGGCTGACCTGGAAGGCCCGGACCTGA